One window of the Streptomyces sp. ITFR-21 genome contains the following:
- a CDS encoding restriction endonuclease — MVSHGGGQDGDEPDLLAVDPLEFEELVAELSRAMGMQAVTTVRSGDGRVDVDALDPDPIHGGKIAVQVKRYRRTVPPTAVRDLYGTVRSIGADKGVQVTTSGFGRSSYVFVSGKPMTLVSGTELVDLLHRYGLRERPGTAAGDAAATDEGRAPAPGTPMTTAGRTTPTRACRVCGGAARYGSTCVRWCALVCTGGRALGDDHFVFYDNPATPDGTVRMMPALGEDKAAVWVSFDRLPARADRVVLVAAIDPEADPDADLSGFTDARIRLTDPAGAEADRLEVSDGRPGETALLLGSFRRRSDGNWASVAGGTGYQGQEGQLNPVRGHGIEVE, encoded by the coding sequence GTGGTCTCGCACGGCGGCGGGCAGGACGGCGACGAACCGGACCTGCTGGCCGTGGATCCGCTGGAGTTCGAGGAGCTGGTCGCCGAGCTGTCCCGGGCGATGGGCATGCAGGCGGTCACCACCGTGCGGTCCGGCGACGGCAGGGTGGACGTGGACGCGCTCGACCCGGACCCGATCCACGGCGGGAAGATCGCGGTACAGGTCAAGCGTTACCGCAGGACGGTGCCGCCGACGGCGGTGCGCGACCTGTACGGCACCGTGCGGAGCATCGGCGCCGACAAGGGCGTGCAGGTCACCACCTCGGGCTTCGGCCGCAGCTCCTACGTCTTCGTCAGCGGCAAGCCGATGACGCTGGTGTCCGGCACGGAACTGGTGGACCTGCTGCACCGGTACGGGTTGCGCGAGCGGCCGGGTACGGCCGCGGGGGACGCGGCCGCGACAGACGAGGGCCGGGCGCCGGCGCCGGGGACACCGATGACCACGGCGGGGCGGACGACGCCGACGCGAGCGTGCCGGGTATGTGGTGGGGCGGCGCGGTACGGCTCGACGTGTGTGCGCTGGTGTGCGCTGGTGTGCACGGGTGGCCGGGCGCTTGGTGACGACCACTTCGTCTTCTACGACAACCCGGCCACGCCCGACGGGACGGTACGGATGATGCCCGCGCTCGGCGAGGACAAGGCTGCGGTCTGGGTGAGCTTCGACCGCCTGCCGGCTCGGGCGGACCGGGTGGTGCTGGTCGCCGCGATCGACCCGGAGGCGGATCCGGACGCAGACCTGTCCGGCTTCACCGACGCCCGGATCCGGCTGACCGACCCGGCGGGCGCCGAGGCGGACCGGCTGGAGGTGTCCGACGGGCGGCCCGGCGAGACCGCGCTGCTGCTCGGCTCGTTCCGCCGGCGGTCCGACGGGAACTGGGCCTCCGTGGCCGGTGGCACGGGATATCAGGGCCAGGAGGGACAGCTCAACCCGGTGCGGGGGCATGGCATCGAGGTGGAGTGA
- the rho gene encoding transcription termination factor Rho: protein MTDILERPRVQRDPAPTRVSGVLEVSGGQSGRLRGSGWSAAPDDVQVSATQIRKAGLRKGDLVEGVADRPGALGEVLLVNGLPPGGWRPHFADLTPLHPRQPLRLESALLKGSSAAAGRIIDLMAPVGKGQRGLIVAPPKAGKTMLLQSVAAAVAANHPECHLMVVLLDERPEEVTDMRRSVRGEVISSTFDQPAKQHIAVAELAVERAKRLVELGQDVVILLDSLTRLCRAYNTAAAGGGRTLSGGVDAAALLGPKRLFGAARRTEEGGSLTILATALVDTGSRADTFFYEELKGTGNMELHLDRSLAERRVFPAVDLLTSGTRREELLLPAAELSVVRGLRRALHGRDAQSGLGVLLERIRQTPDNAAFLRQVQGTLPA from the coding sequence ATGACCGACATTCTCGAACGCCCGCGGGTGCAGCGGGATCCGGCGCCTACCCGGGTGTCCGGCGTACTGGAGGTGAGCGGCGGCCAGTCCGGCCGGCTGCGTGGCTCCGGGTGGTCCGCCGCACCCGATGACGTCCAGGTGTCCGCGACGCAGATCCGCAAGGCGGGCCTGCGTAAGGGGGACCTGGTGGAAGGGGTGGCCGACCGGCCCGGCGCCCTCGGTGAGGTCCTGCTCGTCAACGGGCTGCCGCCGGGCGGGTGGCGGCCGCACTTCGCGGACCTGACCCCGCTGCACCCGCGGCAGCCGCTGCGGCTGGAGAGCGCGCTGCTCAAGGGCTCAAGTGCCGCCGCCGGCCGGATCATCGACCTGATGGCGCCGGTCGGCAAGGGCCAGCGCGGGCTGATCGTGGCGCCGCCCAAGGCCGGCAAGACGATGCTCCTGCAGAGCGTCGCGGCGGCCGTCGCCGCCAACCACCCCGAGTGCCACCTGATGGTGGTGCTGCTGGACGAGCGGCCCGAGGAGGTCACCGACATGCGGCGCAGCGTGCGCGGCGAGGTGATCTCCTCGACCTTCGACCAGCCGGCCAAGCAGCACATCGCGGTCGCCGAACTGGCCGTGGAGCGGGCCAAGCGGCTGGTGGAGCTGGGGCAGGACGTGGTGATCCTGCTGGACTCGCTGACCCGGCTGTGCCGGGCGTACAACACGGCCGCGGCCGGCGGGGGCCGTACGCTGTCCGGCGGTGTGGACGCGGCGGCGCTGCTCGGCCCTAAGCGGCTGTTCGGCGCGGCCCGGCGCACCGAGGAGGGCGGCTCGCTCACCATCCTGGCCACCGCCCTGGTGGACACCGGTTCGCGGGCCGACACCTTCTTCTACGAGGAGCTCAAGGGCACCGGGAACATGGAGCTGCACCTGGACCGGTCGCTCGCCGAGCGGCGGGTGTTCCCCGCCGTCGACCTGCTGACCTCCGGCACACGCCGCGAGGAACTGCTGCTCCCGGCCGCCGAGTTGTCGGTGGTACGCGGTCTGCGGCGGGCCCTGCACGGGCGCGACGCGCAGTCCGGCCTCGGGGTGCTGCTGGAGCGTATCCGGCAGACCCCGGACAACGCGGCCTTCCTGCGGCAGGTCCAGGGGACGCTGCCGGCCTGA
- a CDS encoding GNAT family N-acetyltransferase, producing the protein MTVAVAPLTTEHIPEAAQRYDRWFARARRPLSQRSWLADGPVRGEELLGKLHTAAGFEGCRAVDGDGNLIGHLAAIPVDLSADDPAALHTHPRSALVPHGGHALPSGRESEVLRALYVTVAARLVADRRLVHYAWVPAGETATAPWSDLGFGRETVHGLMAVKPRGRQPRGVDGLGIRRAGPGDLPQIGRMAAESSRRQREAAIFQPQPEAGLAALRLRYADTLADPRCGAWIASRRGEEIGMVLLHPAVADPVVPESCVELAEAYVAPAARGEGISRVLLATALAWAYDNGHRYMAARWPSASPSAAGHWPAFGFRAVAYRLSRTLDPRIGGAPGTF; encoded by the coding sequence ATGACTGTCGCCGTCGCGCCGCTGACCACCGAGCACATACCCGAGGCCGCACAGCGGTACGACCGCTGGTTCGCCCGCGCCCGCCGCCCGCTGTCCCAGCGGTCGTGGCTGGCCGACGGGCCGGTCCGCGGCGAGGAGCTGCTGGGCAAGCTCCACACCGCCGCCGGGTTCGAGGGCTGCCGCGCCGTGGACGGCGACGGCAACCTGATCGGCCACCTCGCCGCGATCCCGGTCGACCTCAGCGCCGACGACCCGGCCGCGCTGCACACCCACCCGCGCTCCGCGCTCGTCCCGCACGGCGGCCACGCGCTGCCGTCCGGCCGGGAGAGCGAGGTGCTGCGCGCGCTCTATGTCACAGTCGCCGCCCGGCTCGTCGCCGACCGCCGCCTGGTGCACTACGCGTGGGTGCCGGCCGGCGAGACCGCCACCGCGCCCTGGTCCGACCTCGGCTTCGGCCGCGAAACGGTGCACGGCCTGATGGCCGTCAAACCGCGCGGCCGGCAGCCCCGCGGCGTCGACGGACTCGGCATCCGCCGGGCCGGCCCCGGCGATCTGCCGCAGATCGGCCGGATGGCCGCCGAGTCCTCCCGCCGGCAGCGCGAGGCCGCGATCTTCCAGCCGCAGCCCGAGGCCGGCCTCGCCGCCCTGCGGCTGCGGTACGCCGACACGCTCGCCGACCCCCGCTGCGGCGCCTGGATCGCCTCCCGCCGGGGCGAGGAGATCGGCATGGTGCTGCTGCACCCGGCCGTCGCCGACCCGGTGGTACCCGAGTCCTGCGTGGAGCTGGCCGAGGCGTACGTGGCGCCCGCCGCCCGCGGCGAGGGCATCAGCCGGGTACTGCTGGCCACCGCGCTGGCCTGGGCGTACGACAACGGCCACCGCTACATGGCGGCACGCTGGCCCTCCGCGTCCCCGTCGGCCGCCGGCCACTGGCCCGCCTTCGGGTTCCGGGCGGTGGCGTACCGCCTCAGCCGGACCCTGGACCCGCGGATCGGCGGCGCGCCGGGGACGTTCTGA
- a CDS encoding uridine kinase, translating into MQLTPISWPRLAQALADRVATAPPPGPWWRVAVDGAPAAGTAELADALAAALPALGHPALRVRAESFLRPASLRLEYGHRDADAYYRLWLDTGALRREVLEPLGPGGTGRALPSLRDPATDRATRAEYVDLPPGGVLVLDGPLLLGQGLPLDLTVHLRLSWAALERRTPAEQHWTLPAYDRYAREALPEETADALVRADDPRHPAWTG; encoded by the coding sequence GTGCAGCTCACCCCGATCAGCTGGCCCCGCCTGGCGCAGGCACTGGCGGACCGCGTCGCGACCGCCCCGCCGCCCGGACCCTGGTGGCGGGTCGCGGTGGACGGCGCCCCGGCGGCCGGCACCGCGGAGCTGGCCGACGCCCTCGCCGCCGCGCTGCCCGCCCTCGGCCACCCCGCGCTCCGGGTCCGCGCCGAGAGCTTCCTCCGGCCCGCCTCGCTGCGGCTGGAGTACGGCCACCGGGACGCCGACGCGTACTACCGGCTCTGGCTGGACACCGGCGCGCTGCGCCGCGAGGTGCTCGAACCGCTGGGCCCCGGCGGCACCGGACGCGCCCTGCCGTCACTGCGCGACCCCGCCACGGACCGCGCCACCCGCGCCGAGTACGTCGACCTGCCCCCCGGCGGCGTCCTGGTGCTGGACGGCCCGCTCCTGCTCGGCCAGGGGCTGCCGCTCGACCTGACCGTGCACCTGCGGCTCTCCTGGGCCGCGCTGGAGCGCCGCACCCCCGCGGAGCAGCACTGGACACTGCCCGCCTACGACCGGTACGCCCGCGAGGCGCTGCCCGAAGAGACCGCCGATGCCCTGGTACGCGCCGACGACCCCCGGCACCCCGCCTGGACCGGCTGA
- a CDS encoding PLP-dependent aminotransferase family protein, translating to MSQWTASVGAAHLARLLRPLPRTGGGGRKLPAYRGLADGVRLLVLEGRVQVAARLPAERELALALGVSRTTVAAAYEALRTEGFARSRRGAGSWTAIPEGHVLPSRSLEPLPPDAAGSSIDLGTASLPAPEPWLTRAMEGALAELPAYAATHGDFPAGLPVLREAIADRYTARGVPTMPEQIMVTTGAMGAIGAVTRRLVGLGERVAVESPSYANVLELFRETGSRLVPVALREHLGGWEMDTWRRVLRDAAPPMAYVMPDFHNPTGTLVGDDERRELVEAARAAGTVLVVDETMTELVLDGAESGVRPMAAFDRGGTVMTVGSASKAVWAGLRIGWVRSTPDVVRRLVSARAYLDLGSPVIDQLVVAWLLRGGGWEQALAARRRRAAQCRDDLAAALRLHVPDWDFTVPRGGMTMWVRTGDVSGSRLAVAGERLGVRVPSGPRFGVDGAFESFVRIPFTVSGARATEAAARLARAADLVRSGGAADTEGAGLFVA from the coding sequence ATGTCGCAGTGGACTGCGTCGGTGGGTGCGGCGCACCTGGCCCGGCTGCTCCGACCGCTGCCGAGGACCGGCGGTGGTGGCAGGAAACTGCCCGCCTACCGAGGGCTGGCCGACGGCGTACGGCTGCTGGTGCTGGAGGGCCGCGTGCAGGTGGCGGCCCGGCTGCCCGCCGAGCGGGAACTGGCACTCGCCCTCGGCGTCAGCAGGACCACCGTCGCGGCGGCGTACGAGGCGCTGCGCACCGAGGGCTTCGCCCGGTCCCGGCGCGGCGCCGGCAGCTGGACCGCGATCCCCGAGGGGCATGTACTGCCCTCCCGCAGCCTGGAGCCGCTGCCGCCGGACGCGGCGGGCTCCTCGATCGACCTCGGCACCGCCTCGCTGCCGGCGCCGGAGCCGTGGCTGACCCGGGCGATGGAGGGCGCGCTCGCCGAGCTCCCCGCGTACGCGGCCACCCACGGCGACTTCCCGGCCGGGCTCCCGGTGCTGCGCGAGGCCATCGCCGACCGGTACACCGCCCGCGGGGTGCCCACGATGCCCGAGCAGATCATGGTGACCACCGGCGCGATGGGCGCGATCGGCGCGGTCACCCGGCGGCTGGTCGGCCTCGGGGAGCGGGTCGCGGTGGAGTCGCCCAGCTACGCCAACGTGCTGGAGCTGTTCCGGGAGACCGGGTCCCGGCTGGTGCCGGTGGCGCTGCGCGAGCACCTGGGCGGCTGGGAGATGGACACCTGGCGGCGGGTGCTGCGGGACGCCGCGCCGCCGATGGCGTACGTCATGCCGGACTTCCACAACCCGACCGGCACGCTGGTCGGCGACGACGAGCGGCGCGAGCTGGTGGAGGCGGCGCGGGCGGCCGGCACGGTGCTGGTGGTCGACGAGACGATGACCGAACTGGTGCTGGACGGCGCGGAGTCGGGGGTACGGCCGATGGCGGCCTTCGACCGCGGCGGCACGGTGATGACGGTCGGTTCCGCGAGCAAGGCGGTGTGGGCGGGGCTGCGGATCGGCTGGGTGCGCAGCACCCCCGACGTGGTCCGGCGGCTGGTCTCGGCCCGCGCCTATCTCGACCTGGGCTCGCCGGTGATCGACCAGCTGGTGGTGGCGTGGCTGCTGCGCGGCGGCGGCTGGGAGCAGGCGCTCGCGGCCCGCCGCCGCCGGGCCGCGCAGTGCCGGGACGACCTGGCGGCGGCGCTCCGGCTGCACGTGCCCGACTGGGACTTCACGGTGCCGCGCGGCGGCATGACCATGTGGGTGCGCACCGGTGACGTCTCCGGCTCCCGGCTGGCCGTGGCAGGCGAGCGGCTCGGCGTCCGGGTCCCCTCCGGCCCCCGCTTCGGCGTCGACGGCGCCTTCGAGTCCTTCGTCCGGATCCCGTTCACGGTCAGCGGCGCCCGCGCCACCGAGGCCGCGGCCCGCCTGGCCCGCGCCGCCGACCTCGTCCGCTCCGGCGGCGCCGCCGACACCGAGGGCGCCGGCCTCTTCGTGGCCTGA
- a CDS encoding RNA polymerase-binding protein RbpA — MSERALRGTRLGATSYETDRGIDLAPRQTVEYACRNGHRFEMPFSVEAEIPPEWECRACGQTALLVDGEGPEEKAVKPARTHWDMLMERRTLEELEEVLAERLAVLRSGAMNIAVHPRDNRKSA, encoded by the coding sequence ATGAGTGAGCGAGCTCTCCGCGGCACGCGACTCGGGGCCACCAGCTACGAGACCGACCGCGGTATCGATCTGGCCCCGCGCCAGACCGTTGAGTACGCATGCCGGAACGGCCATCGCTTTGAGATGCCGTTCTCGGTTGAGGCCGAGATTCCGCCGGAGTGGGAATGCCGCGCCTGCGGCCAGACCGCGCTCCTGGTGGACGGAGAGGGCCCGGAGGAAAAGGCGGTCAAACCGGCGCGCACGCACTGGGACATGCTCATGGAACGGCGGACGCTGGAGGAGCTGGAGGAGGTGCTGGCCGAGCGGCTGGCCGTCCTGCGCTCCGGAGCGATGAACATCGCGGTGCATCCGCGGGACAACCGCAAGAGCGCCTGA
- the fxsA gene encoding FxsA family membrane protein translates to MTSSSPPPARQQQANRPARRRSRARTAVPLALAVWAALEIWLLVVVADAAGGFVVLLCLLAGLVLGAAAVKRAGRSAWRNLTATLQQPGTPGAPPAEGAPALPAAGSRAGLHMLGGVLLIIPGFVSDAVALLLLFPPTRKLTGRGLDRLLLRRVASAGDPGSIGDLFQQAREADERSRIHRPDGKVIQGEVVDPDDKR, encoded by the coding sequence ATGACCTCGAGTTCACCGCCCCCGGCCCGTCAGCAGCAGGCCAACCGGCCCGCGCGGCGGCGTTCGCGCGCCCGTACCGCGGTGCCGCTGGCCCTCGCGGTCTGGGCGGCGCTGGAGATCTGGCTGCTGGTCGTGGTGGCGGACGCGGCCGGCGGATTCGTCGTGCTGCTGTGCCTGCTCGCCGGGCTCGTGCTGGGCGCGGCGGCGGTGAAGCGGGCCGGGCGCAGCGCGTGGCGGAACCTGACGGCGACCCTGCAGCAGCCGGGGACGCCGGGCGCGCCCCCGGCAGAAGGCGCCCCGGCGCTGCCCGCCGCCGGCAGCCGGGCCGGGCTGCACATGCTCGGCGGCGTGCTGCTGATCATCCCGGGGTTCGTCTCGGACGCGGTGGCGCTGCTGCTGCTCTTCCCGCCGACCCGCAAACTGACCGGCAGGGGTCTGGACCGGCTGCTGCTGCGCCGGGTCGCGTCGGCGGGCGACCCCGGCTCCATCGGCGACCTGTTCCAGCAGGCGCGGGAGGCCGACGAGCGGTCCCGGATCCACCGCCCCGACGGCAAGGTCATCCAGGGCGAGGTCGTCGACCCCGACGACAAGCGCTGA
- a CDS encoding polyprenol monophosphomannose synthase, whose amino-acid sequence MTANDGEQRSFGPLGKVLVIIPTYNEAENIKPIVRRVRASVPQAHVLVADDNSPDGTGKLADELAGPDEQVHVLHRRGKEGLGAAYLAGFQWGLDEGYGVLVEMDADGSHQPEELPRLLTALKGADLVLGSRWIPGGRVVNWPKSREMLSRGGSTYSRLMLDVPIRDVTGGYRAFRRETLEGIGMAEVASAGYCFQVDLAWRAVKAGFHVVEVPITFVEREHGDSKMSRNIVVEALWRITAWGVGARAGRITGRGV is encoded by the coding sequence GTGACAGCGAACGACGGCGAGCAGCGGAGCTTCGGCCCGCTCGGCAAGGTCCTCGTCATCATCCCGACGTACAACGAGGCCGAGAACATCAAGCCGATCGTCAGGCGTGTCCGGGCGTCGGTGCCGCAGGCCCATGTCCTGGTCGCCGACGACAACAGCCCGGACGGCACCGGCAAGCTCGCCGACGAGCTGGCCGGCCCCGACGAGCAGGTGCACGTCCTGCACCGCAGGGGCAAGGAGGGCCTCGGCGCCGCCTACCTGGCCGGCTTCCAGTGGGGCCTGGACGAGGGCTACGGGGTGCTGGTCGAGATGGACGCCGACGGCTCCCACCAGCCCGAGGAGCTGCCCCGGCTGCTCACCGCGCTGAAGGGCGCCGACCTGGTGCTCGGCTCCCGCTGGATCCCCGGCGGCCGGGTGGTGAACTGGCCCAAGTCCCGCGAGATGCTCTCCCGCGGCGGCAGCACGTACTCCCGGCTGATGCTGGACGTGCCGATCCGCGACGTCACCGGCGGCTACCGGGCCTTCCGCCGGGAGACCCTGGAGGGCATCGGCATGGCCGAGGTCGCCTCTGCCGGCTACTGCTTCCAGGTCGACCTGGCCTGGCGCGCGGTCAAGGCCGGCTTCCACGTCGTCGAGGTGCCGATCACCTTCGTGGAGCGGGAGCACGGCGACAGCAAGATGAGCCGCAACATCGTGGTCGAGGCGCTGTGGCGGATCACCGCCTGGGGCGTGGGCGCCAGGGCCGGCAGGATCACCGGCCGCGGCGTCTGA
- the lnt gene encoding apolipoprotein N-acyltransferase, with translation MTGYGRLHHLSTCRKAANVRLRPETAPAAPPAVPGPPLARPAGGPVPAPRAPRRRRLAALCRAAAPRTAVAVVAGLLLTLAFPPYDVWPLSIVAVAALSLLMRGRTVGQGAWLGFAFGFPFFVWLLAWLNVVGWDAVIGLSAIEAAFLAALGACLVLSRRLPGGPLWAACLWVTEELARDRLPFGGFPWGRLAFANTGSPYTPLAALGGAPLVTFAVALSGTLLAAAALAAAELPRERPRALRTALSAAGALVLSAGVLLAGLLVPVPTGAADHVRIAVVQGNVQQPGLDFLGRPMMILDNHVDATLKLAADIKAGRVPKPDLVLWPENSSDLDPFSNPAAYDRITRAVQAVGVPVLVGALVDGPDKDHVQNEGIVWDPVTGPGAHYTKQHPVPFGEYVPFREELTKVISRLDEIPRDFYPGQTTGVLQIGPARLGDVICFEVAYDGIVRDTVNAGARAIVVQTNNATYGRTGQPEQQLAMSRLRAVEHGRAVVTAATSGISAIVAPDGKVEQRSREFTRQVLSADLPLRDGRTVADRVGAVPEWTLAMVGLLSCAAAVAIGRRDRTGMVKGQRQQ, from the coding sequence ATGACGGGGTACGGTCGCCTTCACCACCTCTCCACCTGCAGGAAGGCCGCGAACGTGCGCCTGCGTCCCGAAACCGCGCCCGCGGCGCCCCCGGCGGTCCCCGGGCCGCCGCTCGCGCGGCCCGCCGGGGGGCCCGTGCCGGCGCCGCGGGCCCCGCGGCGCCGGCGCCTTGCCGCCCTGTGCCGCGCGGCGGCGCCGCGTACGGCCGTGGCGGTCGTCGCCGGGCTGCTGCTGACCCTCGCGTTCCCGCCGTACGACGTCTGGCCGCTGTCGATCGTCGCGGTCGCGGCGCTGTCGCTGCTGATGCGCGGCCGGACCGTCGGGCAGGGCGCCTGGCTCGGGTTCGCCTTCGGGTTCCCCTTCTTCGTCTGGCTGCTGGCCTGGCTGAACGTGGTCGGCTGGGACGCGGTGATCGGCCTGTCCGCCATCGAGGCCGCGTTCCTGGCCGCGCTCGGCGCCTGCCTGGTGCTCAGCCGGAGGCTGCCCGGAGGGCCGCTGTGGGCCGCGTGCCTGTGGGTCACCGAGGAACTGGCCCGGGACCGGCTGCCTTTCGGCGGCTTCCCCTGGGGCCGGCTCGCCTTCGCCAACACCGGCTCGCCCTACACCCCGCTCGCCGCCCTCGGCGGCGCTCCGCTGGTGACCTTCGCGGTGGCCCTCAGTGGCACCCTGCTGGCCGCCGCGGCGCTCGCCGCGGCCGAGCTGCCACGGGAGCGCCCCAGGGCCCTGCGTACCGCCCTGAGCGCCGCCGGCGCCCTCGTGCTGTCGGCGGGCGTCCTGCTGGCCGGCCTGCTCGTACCGGTGCCCACCGGCGCCGCCGACCACGTCCGCATCGCCGTCGTCCAGGGCAACGTCCAGCAGCCGGGACTGGACTTCCTCGGCCGGCCGATGATGATCCTCGACAACCACGTCGACGCCACCCTCAAGCTCGCCGCCGACATCAAGGCCGGCCGGGTGCCCAAGCCGGACCTGGTGCTGTGGCCGGAGAACTCCTCCGACCTCGACCCGTTCTCCAACCCGGCCGCGTACGACAGGATCACCCGGGCCGTGCAGGCGGTCGGCGTCCCCGTCCTGGTCGGCGCGCTGGTGGACGGCCCGGACAAGGACCACGTGCAGAACGAGGGCATCGTCTGGGACCCGGTCACCGGGCCCGGCGCCCACTACACCAAGCAGCACCCCGTGCCGTTCGGCGAGTACGTGCCCTTCCGCGAGGAACTGACCAAGGTCATCAGCCGGCTGGACGAGATCCCGCGCGACTTCTACCCGGGCCAAACCACCGGCGTCCTGCAGATCGGGCCGGCCCGGCTCGGCGACGTCATCTGCTTCGAGGTCGCCTACGACGGCATCGTGCGCGACACCGTGAACGCCGGCGCCCGCGCGATCGTCGTCCAGACCAACAACGCCACCTACGGCCGAACCGGGCAGCCGGAGCAGCAGCTGGCCATGTCCAGACTGCGCGCCGTGGAGCACGGCCGGGCCGTGGTGACCGCCGCGACCAGCGGGATCAGCGCGATCGTGGCCCCGGACGGCAAGGTCGAGCAGCGCAGTCGCGAGTTCACCCGGCAGGTGCTCAGCGCCGACCTCCCGCTCCGCGACGGCAGGACCGTCGCCGATCGCGTCGGTGCGGTTCCCGAGTGGACTCTCGCTATGGTGGGGCTCCTGTCCTGCGCGGCCGCGGTCGCGATCGGCAGGCGCGACCGCACAGGCATGGTGAAGGGGCAAAGGCAGCAGTGA
- a CDS encoding amidohydrolase translates to MHDTSATRTPDATEHPQGPAPSGTVLLRGGFVHSPADPFATAMVVDGGTVAWVGSEGAADSFADGVDAVVRLDGALVTPAFTDAHVHTTATGLALTGLDLTDAGSLGEALARTAAHAAARPADRVLLGHGWDETRWPERRPPTRAELDRATGGRPVYLSRTDVHSAVVGSALAALVPGLEALPGHDPLAPLTRDAHHAVRRAAYAAVTPAQRTAAQRAALAHAAAQGIGSVHECAGPEISGEDDLTGLLALAAAEAGPRVHGYWAQPWQRPEDLDMIRDLGATGAGGDLFVDGSIGSHTARLHAPYADAPHTGVAHLDAETIARHLTLCTRAGVQAGFHAIGDAAVDAVVDGVRAAAEAAGLDRVRALRHRVEHAELISARSIAAFAEFGLVASVQPAFDAAWGGPDGMYARRLGAGRAAALNPFAAMTRAGVPLVLGSDSPVTPLDPWGAVRAATFHRTPGHRISARAAFNAHTRGGWRAVGRDDAGVLVPGAPADYAVWSVGDLVVQAPDERVAGWSTDPRSGTPGLPDVTPGGELPTALRTVVGGRTVYPGPNG, encoded by the coding sequence ATGCACGACACCTCCGCGACGCGGACTCCCGACGCGACCGAACACCCCCAGGGCCCCGCGCCCAGCGGCACCGTGCTGCTGCGCGGCGGCTTCGTCCACAGCCCCGCCGACCCCTTCGCCACCGCGATGGTGGTCGACGGCGGCACCGTCGCCTGGGTGGGCTCGGAAGGGGCCGCGGACTCCTTCGCCGACGGCGTCGACGCCGTGGTCCGACTGGACGGCGCCCTGGTCACCCCGGCCTTCACCGACGCGCACGTGCACACCACCGCCACCGGCCTGGCGCTGACCGGGCTGGACCTCACCGACGCCGGCTCGCTCGGCGAGGCACTGGCCAGGACCGCCGCCCACGCCGCCGCCCGGCCCGCCGACCGGGTACTGCTCGGCCACGGCTGGGACGAGACCCGCTGGCCCGAGCGCCGCCCGCCGACCCGCGCCGAACTGGACCGGGCGACCGGCGGCCGGCCGGTCTACCTGAGCCGGACCGACGTGCACTCCGCGGTGGTCGGCAGCGCGCTGGCCGCCCTCGTACCCGGCCTCGAGGCGCTGCCCGGACACGACCCGCTGGCCCCGCTGACCCGCGACGCCCACCACGCGGTCCGCCGCGCCGCCTACGCCGCCGTCACCCCCGCCCAGCGGACGGCCGCGCAGCGCGCCGCGCTGGCCCACGCCGCCGCCCAGGGCATCGGATCCGTCCACGAGTGCGCCGGGCCCGAGATCTCCGGCGAGGACGACCTGACCGGCCTGCTGGCCCTGGCCGCGGCCGAGGCGGGCCCCCGGGTCCACGGCTACTGGGCGCAGCCCTGGCAGCGCCCGGAGGACCTGGACATGATCCGCGACCTCGGGGCGACCGGCGCCGGCGGCGACCTGTTCGTGGACGGCTCCATCGGCTCGCACACCGCCCGCCTGCACGCGCCGTACGCCGACGCCCCGCACACCGGCGTCGCCCACCTGGACGCCGAGACCATCGCCCGCCACCTCACACTGTGCACCCGGGCGGGCGTCCAGGCCGGCTTCCACGCCATCGGCGACGCGGCGGTCGACGCGGTGGTCGACGGAGTACGGGCCGCCGCCGAGGCCGCCGGCCTGGACCGGGTACGGGCGCTGCGGCACAGGGTGGAGCACGCCGAGCTGATCAGTGCGCGGTCCATCGCCGCCTTCGCCGAGTTCGGGCTCGTCGCGTCCGTACAGCCCGCCTTCGACGCGGCCTGGGGCGGCCCGGACGGCATGTACGCCCGCCGGCTCGGCGCCGGGCGGGCCGCGGCCCTCAACCCCTTCGCCGCGATGACCCGGGCCGGGGTGCCGCTGGTGCTCGGCTCGGACAGCCCGGTCACCCCGCTCGACCCGTGGGGCGCGGTGCGGGCCGCCACCTTCCACCGCACCCCCGGGCACCGGATCTCCGCCCGCGCCGCCTTCAACGCCCACACCCGCGGCGGCTGGCGGGCCGTCGGCCGGGACGACGCGGGCGTCCTGGTGCCCGGCGCGCCCGCCGACTACGCGGTCTGGAGCGTCGGCGACCTGGTCGTACAGGCCCCGGACGAGCGGGTCGCGGGCTGGTCCACCGACCCGCGCTCCGGCACCCCCGGCCTGCCCGACGTGACACCCGGCGGCGAACTCCCCACGGCGTTGCGTACGGTGGTCGGCGGACGGACGGTGTACCCGGGGCCGAACGGGTGA